In the genome of Pseudomonadota bacterium, one region contains:
- a CDS encoding right-handed parallel beta-helix repeat-containing protein, with amino-acid sequence MKLIKIPLLLLLIIIFLLFSAQAFAQEFFVSPQGNDKAGAGTIIHPWKTISKGVKKLRPGDILNIREGVYRESVRLKITGSHEQPITIRNYKDEKVVLTGTVAINGGWQKYDNNGKTLWQRNIWDDAKNFSKKKSNKNRFQPRILIQNSNGQEMGDFLKADPIGATPIPPHQEISLSEVNEPGEWFFDSQHGTLSVFPRDIDNKGFDANNYTFEVGVLATAIIESGSKVFRGIIIDGLHFYGYTGVSFVELDKVEAGGGIFFAQWDTKNQYFRSQIQIKNCTFEKCYRPVVLVQIDYVTISNCRFIECFDQGIAAYRGNKQDLIEGKNDDIHITDTTFKWMYNHYPPIQGGGGSRSAAIKIMATRGAKVENCIVDYAENINGIWFDVGSSHGIIANNTISRVGKAGIFVENKSNYVKVENNTVKESGAGIKIGTVNSRQGKDNAPIETMMTSNTIENCKVGVLLEAAVKPAIEKNSIHDSQLSQVYVSDETEQWNDNQGITIKENSITTKGGQYFYKWGGKYTNPADLTGAELKGKSKIKVD; translated from the coding sequence ATGAAGCTGATCAAAATACCATTATTACTACTGCTCATCATAATTTTCCTGCTGTTCAGCGCACAAGCTTTTGCACAGGAATTTTTCGTATCCCCCCAGGGAAACGATAAGGCCGGAGCCGGCACCATAATCCATCCATGGAAGACAATATCCAAAGGTGTCAAGAAACTCCGTCCAGGGGACATCTTGAATATCCGTGAAGGAGTGTATCGTGAATCCGTAAGACTCAAAATCACCGGCAGCCATGAACAGCCGATCACCATCAGAAATTACAAAGACGAAAAAGTAGTGCTTACCGGAACCGTTGCGATCAACGGCGGCTGGCAGAAATATGACAATAACGGCAAGACCCTCTGGCAAAGAAATATATGGGATGATGCTAAAAACTTTTCCAAAAAAAAAAGCAACAAAAACAGATTCCAGCCTCGTATCCTGATCCAGAACAGCAATGGCCAAGAAATGGGGGATTTCCTCAAAGCCGATCCCATAGGGGCAACCCCCATACCGCCGCACCAGGAAATTTCCTTATCGGAAGTAAATGAACCGGGAGAATGGTTTTTTGATTCACAACACGGCACTCTCTCTGTTTTTCCCAGAGATATTGATAATAAAGGCTTTGATGCAAATAATTACACATTTGAAGTCGGGGTTTTGGCAACGGCAATTATTGAGAGCGGCTCAAAGGTCTTCAGGGGAATTATCATCGACGGATTGCATTTTTACGGTTACACCGGGGTTTCGTTTGTTGAACTCGACAAGGTCGAGGCCGGCGGCGGCATCTTTTTTGCTCAATGGGACACGAAAAATCAATATTTCCGTTCACAAATTCAAATTAAAAACTGCACATTTGAAAAATGCTACAGACCGGTGGTGCTCGTACAGATTGATTACGTAACAATATCCAATTGCCGATTTATCGAATGCTTTGATCAGGGAATCGCCGCCTACCGAGGCAACAAACAGGATTTGATTGAAGGGAAAAACGACGATATCCACATAACCGATACCACTTTCAAATGGATGTACAACCACTATCCGCCGATCCAGGGCGGCGGTGGATCTCGATCCGCTGCCATCAAGATCATGGCCACCCGCGGCGCTAAAGTCGAAAACTGTATAGTTGATTATGCTGAGAATATCAACGGCATCTGGTTCGATGTCGGCTCCTCCCATGGTATAATTGCAAACAACACTATTTCACGAGTGGGCAAGGCCGGGATATTTGTCGAAAATAAATCCAATTATGTAAAAGTCGAAAACAACACGGTCAAAGAATCCGGTGCAGGAATAAAGATAGGGACGGTAAATTCCAGACAGGGTAAAGACAATGCCCCCATTGAGACGATGATGACTTCGAATACCATAGAAAACTGCAAGGTTGGCGTGCTTCTCGAGGCTGCCGTCAAACCGGCTATCGAAAAAAATTCCATCCATGATTCCCAGCTGTCTCAGGTTTATGTCTCCGATGAAACAGAGCAATGGAATGACAATCAGGGAATCACAATTAAGGAAAATTCAATTACCACAAAAGGCGGCCAATATT
- a CDS encoding WecB/TagA/CpsF family glycosyltransferase: MNPSPLKKVDIAGSSITPATLSELHAGIAEIIARNDKGFVLSGNVHSMNLAAKLPWLKDFFNRADIVRVDGAGLVLGARILGHAIPPRLTWADWGLPLAKFITDKGYSLFLLGGPHGAAQMTAEIFRQKNPSINIVGTHHGYFAKQGDENHAILEQINQATPDILVVGLGMPLQEKWILENEDRLNVKIILTCGAAFEYLSGTKQRCPKWMGDAGLEWLYRLLQEPKRMFKRYVVGNTVFILRVLRERLTP, encoded by the coding sequence ATGAACCCTTCGCCCCTCAAAAAAGTCGATATTGCAGGAAGTTCGATAACCCCGGCCACCCTTAGTGAACTTCACGCCGGAATCGCCGAAATCATTGCCAGAAACGACAAAGGGTTTGTCTTGTCCGGCAACGTCCACAGCATGAATCTTGCCGCAAAACTTCCGTGGCTCAAGGATTTTTTCAACCGCGCCGACATTGTCCGTGTGGACGGCGCAGGCCTGGTGCTGGGTGCGAGAATCCTCGGGCATGCCATACCGCCTAGACTTACCTGGGCCGATTGGGGCCTGCCTCTCGCCAAGTTCATCACCGATAAAGGGTACAGCCTTTTTCTTTTAGGCGGGCCTCATGGCGCTGCGCAAATGACTGCGGAAATCTTCCGCCAGAAAAATCCCTCAATAAACATAGTCGGCACGCATCACGGATATTTTGCAAAACAGGGAGATGAAAACCATGCTATACTGGAACAAATCAACCAGGCGACCCCGGATATCCTCGTTGTTGGACTTGGCATGCCGCTTCAGGAAAAATGGATACTTGAAAACGAGGACCGTCTAAATGTAAAAATAATACTAACCTGCGGCGCGGCATTTGAATATTTATCAGGCACCAAACAAAGATGTCCAAAATGGATGGGAGATGCCGGCCTTGAATGGCTCTATCGCCTTCTTCAGGAACCGAAAAGAATGTTCAAGCGCTATGTGGTCGGAAACACAGTATTCATTTTAAGAGTCTTGCGGGAACGATTAACACCATGA